Proteins encoded within one genomic window of Cyanobium sp. Tous-M-B4:
- a CDS encoding SOS response-associated peptidase, producing MCGRYSLCAGFDRLQPRLQGPLPPGLAAHYAPRLQVLPGEPLLIQRQENGQLQVGLALWGLLPDWVKDPAIAHRCLHARAETVAFKPSFRAAWRHRRCLIPADAFWEQGQWLRRRDGDLFWLAGLWERWIGPDGSELDSCCVLTTAPNALIAPIHRRMPVVIPNGLEQAWLEPTDGHGLRALEPLLLPWDGGDWQADGAAMALDQPQLELDL from the coding sequence ATGTGTGGTCGCTATTCCCTCTGCGCTGGCTTCGATCGCCTGCAGCCCCGCTTGCAGGGCCCCCTGCCGCCCGGTCTGGCGGCCCACTACGCGCCGCGCTTGCAAGTGCTTCCCGGCGAACCCCTGCTGATCCAGCGCCAGGAAAATGGCCAGCTGCAGGTGGGGCTAGCCCTTTGGGGGCTGCTGCCCGACTGGGTCAAGGATCCCGCCATCGCCCACCGCTGCTTGCATGCCCGCGCCGAGACGGTGGCCTTCAAGCCCAGCTTTCGCGCCGCCTGGCGCCATCGCCGATGTTTGATTCCTGCTGATGCTTTTTGGGAGCAGGGCCAGTGGCTGCGGCGCCGCGATGGCGATCTGTTTTGGCTTGCCGGCCTCTGGGAGCGCTGGATCGGCCCCGATGGCAGCGAGCTCGACAGCTGCTGCGTGCTCACCACCGCCCCCAATGCTCTGATAGCGCCAATCCACCGGCGTATGCCGGTGGTGATTCCCAACGGCCTGGAGCAGGCCTGGCTTGAGCCCACCGATGGCCATGGCCTGCGGGCCCTCGAACCGCTGCTGCTGCCCTGGGATGGCGGCGACTGGCAGGCCGATGGGGCAGCGATGGCGCTAGACCAACCGCAGTTGGAACTGGACCTGTGA
- a CDS encoding Nif11-like leader peptide family RiPP precursor, with protein MSLERLDAFLAHARQSPQLATQLAEPLELQDFLELARGAGYALEEADVIAAQQRQESSLSDAELQERAGAEGRRLRNFIYS; from the coding sequence GTGAGCCTCGAGCGCCTCGATGCCTTTTTGGCGCATGCCCGCCAATCGCCTCAGCTGGCGACCCAGCTGGCGGAGCCCTTGGAGCTGCAGGACTTTCTGGAGCTGGCCCGCGGCGCTGGCTATGCCCTTGAGGAGGCTGATGTGATCGCCGCGCAGCAGCGGCAGGAGTCCAGCCTCAGCGATGCGGAGCTCCAGGAGCGGGCTGGCGCTGAAGGCCGGCGGTTGCGCAATTTCATCTACTCCTGA
- a CDS encoding DUF427 domain-containing protein: MAAPELVGAYPRPPALVESSQLVRVEALGQLLAESRRSLRVLETFHPPTYYLPPEAVRQELLVASSGASFCEWKGVARYFDVVLDGGGQAERRLRRAVWTYPEPTEAFAALAGWFAVYPALMDGCWLDGELVRPQPGGFYGGWITSHVQGPFKGDPLHPELV; this comes from the coding sequence ATGGCAGCCCCTGAGCTGGTAGGCGCCTACCCCCGCCCCCCGGCCCTGGTTGAGAGCAGCCAGCTGGTGCGGGTTGAGGCCCTTGGCCAGCTTCTGGCCGAGAGCCGCCGCAGTTTGCGGGTGCTGGAAACCTTTCACCCACCCACCTACTACTTGCCGCCTGAGGCGGTGCGCCAGGAGCTGCTTGTGGCCAGTAGCGGCGCCAGTTTTTGCGAGTGGAAGGGGGTGGCGCGCTACTTCGATGTGGTGCTGGATGGCGGTGGCCAGGCCGAGCGCCGGCTGCGGCGGGCGGTGTGGACCTACCCCGAACCCACCGAGGCCTTTGCTGCTTTGGCCGGTTGGTTTGCGGTGTACCCGGCCTTGATGGACGGTTGCTGGCTGGATGGTGAACTCGTGCGGCCCCAGCCAGGCGGCTTCTACGGCGGCTGGATCACATCCCATGTGCAGGGGCCATTCAAGGGTGATCCCTTGCATCCGGAGCTCGTATGA
- a CDS encoding mechanosensitive ion channel family protein, with the protein MIAAKLPFDLQLPLAGVLLALGTWLLLDRLGRRCRSGSLGQALLLSGRVSLAGTVLLSSAGWWLAGLEVRNLLLTIGVIWTLLRWRGELKQRTEHYAAQLLPHLSSKDQLFLFDVLDKLLTTAALLVVLVMGLDLLGVSAGVLITAGGFGAAALGFGARTIVENGLSGLSLYINRPFVLGDTINLPGLNLLGTVEQVGWFYTELRDPERQRIYVPNGVFTSQAILNLAQIDNRRIWIEFGLSYADRERVAKITQNLEQRLSSLPGLDPAKDQLAHFVGYGESSLQLRLLCYAASSDIHAAWALRQQALLLIGEVVEQAGGSMPFPTRLLIRAPDARDHP; encoded by the coding sequence ATGATCGCCGCAAAACTGCCCTTCGATCTGCAGCTTCCCCTGGCGGGAGTGTTGCTGGCCCTAGGCACCTGGCTGCTGCTCGACCGGCTCGGCAGGCGCTGCCGCAGCGGCTCCCTGGGGCAAGCCCTGCTACTGAGCGGGCGAGTCAGCCTGGCGGGCACGGTGTTGCTCAGCAGTGCGGGCTGGTGGCTGGCGGGCCTGGAGGTGCGCAATCTGCTGCTCACCATCGGCGTGATTTGGACCCTGCTGCGCTGGCGCGGCGAACTCAAACAGCGCACCGAGCACTACGCCGCCCAGTTGCTACCGCATCTCTCCAGCAAGGATCAGCTGTTCCTATTCGACGTGCTCGACAAGCTGCTGACCACAGCAGCCCTGCTGGTGGTGCTGGTCATGGGCCTAGATCTGCTGGGTGTATCGGCGGGAGTGCTGATCACCGCAGGGGGGTTTGGAGCAGCTGCCCTGGGCTTCGGCGCCCGCACCATCGTGGAAAACGGCCTCAGTGGCTTGAGCCTCTACATCAACCGCCCCTTCGTGCTCGGCGACACCATCAACCTGCCTGGCCTGAATTTGCTTGGCACGGTGGAGCAGGTGGGCTGGTTTTACACCGAGCTACGCGATCCGGAACGCCAGCGCATTTACGTGCCTAATGGGGTGTTCACCAGCCAAGCAATCCTGAACCTGGCCCAGATCGACAACCGCCGCATCTGGATCGAATTTGGCCTCAGCTACGCAGACCGGGAGCGCGTCGCCAAGATCACCCAAAACCTGGAGCAGCGCCTCTCAAGCTTGCCCGGCCTAGACCCGGCCAAGGATCAGCTAGCCCACTTCGTGGGCTACGGCGAGTCCAGCCTCCAGCTGCGCCTGCTCTGCTACGCGGCCAGCAGCGATATCCACGCTGCCTGGGCCCTGCGGCAGCAAGCCCTGCTGTTGATCGGCGAGGTGGTGGAGCAGGCCGGTGGCTCGATGCCCTTCCCCACCAGGCTGCTCATACGAGCTCCGGATGCAAGGGATCACCCTTGA
- the ribD gene encoding bifunctional diaminohydroxyphosphoribosylaminopyrimidine deaminase/5-amino-6-(5-phosphoribosylamino)uracil reductase RibD, protein MHSTAPWLPWMQRALQLAELGAGRTSPNPLVGAVVLDAGGSLVGEGYHARAGEPHAEVGALAQAGERARGGTLVVTLEPCCHHGRTPPCSQAVIAAGIARVVVAMADPNPQVAGGGLAQLRAAAIEVITGVAEAEARCLNRAFIHRISSGRPLGILKWAMGIDGRTALSNGASQWISGPEARAWVHQLRAGCDAVIVGGGTVRADDPLLTSRGQRQPEPLRVVLSRRLELPAEAKLWDQSAAATLVVHGPEAPAAAAAALDKRGVPRLELEGCSPRLLLEALALRGCNQVLWECGPELAAAALAEGCVQELAAVIAPKLMGGQPARTPLGELGFTAMAQVRSWQAQAPQRLGSDLLWQLSSPAELEP, encoded by the coding sequence ATGCACTCCACGGCGCCCTGGCTTCCCTGGATGCAACGGGCCCTGCAGCTAGCTGAGCTGGGCGCCGGCCGCACCAGCCCCAACCCGCTGGTGGGAGCGGTGGTGCTCGATGCCGGCGGCTCGCTGGTGGGGGAGGGCTATCACGCCCGGGCAGGCGAGCCCCACGCCGAGGTGGGCGCCCTGGCCCAGGCGGGCGAGCGGGCCCGCGGCGGCACCCTGGTGGTAACCCTGGAGCCCTGCTGCCACCACGGCCGCACCCCCCCCTGCAGCCAGGCGGTGATCGCCGCCGGCATCGCCCGGGTGGTGGTGGCCATGGCCGATCCCAACCCCCAAGTGGCGGGGGGCGGCCTAGCCCAGCTGAGGGCCGCGGCCATCGAGGTGATCACCGGCGTAGCCGAGGCCGAGGCCCGCTGCCTCAACCGAGCCTTCATTCACCGCATCAGCAGCGGCCGCCCCTTGGGCATCCTCAAGTGGGCCATGGGAATCGACGGCCGCACCGCCCTGAGCAACGGCGCCAGCCAGTGGATCAGTGGCCCCGAGGCCCGCGCTTGGGTGCACCAGCTGCGGGCCGGCTGCGATGCGGTGATCGTCGGCGGCGGCACCGTGCGCGCCGACGACCCCCTGCTCACCAGCCGCGGCCAACGTCAACCCGAGCCGCTGCGGGTGGTGCTCAGCCGCCGCCTGGAGCTCCCCGCCGAGGCCAAGCTCTGGGATCAGAGCGCCGCCGCCACCCTGGTGGTGCATGGGCCAGAGGCTCCAGCCGCGGCCGCAGCCGCCCTGGATAAACGGGGCGTGCCCAGACTGGAGCTCGAGGGCTGCAGCCCCCGACTGCTGCTGGAGGCCTTGGCGCTGCGGGGCTGCAACCAGGTGCTCTGGGAATGCGGCCCCGAACTGGCCGCCGCCGCTTTAGCCGAGGGCTGCGTGCAGGAGCTGGCCGCCGTGATCGCCCCGAAGCTGATGGGCGGCCAGCCGGCCCGCACCCCCCTTGGTGAGCTGGGTTTCACAGCTATGGCCCAGGTGCGGAGCTGGCAGGCGCAAGCGCCCCAGCGCCTGGGCAGCGATCTGCTCTGGCAACTCAGCTCACCTGCAGAGCTGGAGCCATGA
- a CDS encoding DUF3122 domain-containing protein, giving the protein MKRLLSLLLAPLLALGLWLSLPTPAQALVHAHNDENGTPVVRSLESLRDLDYQSWQVVAYREGTPGGPLKLRIVGYPGKVRLDHPTSLQVRSGHFSWELADVTMANPQLAGDGRAAAAEFDLAPLLADLHQDRPLRLVLPGVFVELPVPPFVVAEWRSLPSAAG; this is encoded by the coding sequence ATGAAACGCCTGCTTTCCCTGCTGCTGGCCCCCTTGCTGGCGCTAGGGCTCTGGCTGAGCCTGCCCACCCCGGCCCAGGCCCTGGTGCACGCCCACAACGACGAAAACGGCACCCCGGTGGTGCGCAGCCTCGAGAGCCTGCGCGACCTCGACTACCAGAGCTGGCAGGTGGTCGCTTACCGCGAAGGTACCCCGGGCGGCCCCCTGAAGCTGCGCATCGTGGGCTATCCCGGCAAGGTGCGGCTAGACCACCCCACCTCCCTACAGGTGCGCAGCGGTCACTTCAGCTGGGAGCTGGCCGATGTGACCATGGCCAATCCCCAGCTAGCGGGTGATGGCCGCGCCGCCGCCGCCGAGTTTGATCTAGCTCCCCTGCTGGCCGACCTGCACCAAGACCGGCCCCTGCGCCTGGTGCTGCCGGGGGTATTTGTGGAGCTGCCGGTGCCGCCATTTGTGGTGGCGGAATGGCGCAGCCTGCCCAGCGCTGCTGGATGA
- a CDS encoding GH116 family glycosyl hydrolase: MARFGLSALTSLLKGNGAPTAGSSSWSRAFGLGWEQPYTVRYASNLDDGPNHGMPLGGFGAGCIGRAPDGSFNLWHLDGGEHWFGNLPDCQFALFETDGDQSRAHALAVKPEADASRPAAGEPLSAWSWYPASSAKRRTGTYAARYPISSTEYEGIFAAEVCCEAFSPILPGDYQRTSYPVAVFVWTLTNPTNRPLDLSLLLSWRNTTGWFTNTDPTAAVEFRDDGSPEHNYVPAIGRSKGHRNTWVEQPGLKGVLLDGERATPLAEGQGQWCIATADHLEVQRCSRWDPSGSGAELWEPFARDGSIPDSNNDRRSGDSDPASAALAVKCCLEPGASIEIPLVISWDLPVTAFATGSRALRRYTDFFGGEAGGSSGTSAAAIAAEALRDWRDWRSQIEAWQKPVLERSDLPEPLRMALFNELYDLASGGSLWTAAAAGDPVGQFGVLECLDYAWYESLDVRLYGSFALLQLWPELDKAVLRSFARAIPAADATLRPIGWYFTQGKGRVEAARKLAGATPHDLGAPNERPFEATNYTAYQDCNLWKDLASDYVLQVWRTYKLAPSGPDLGFLAECWPAAIQALTYLKTFDVNNDGLPDNGGAPDQTFDDWPLKGVSAYCGALWIAALEAGLAIAQQLQLELGLDTSGEQRLLGGWLEQSRANFDLLLWNGEFYKIDAESGTPVVMADQLCGDFYARLLGLPSVVADERASSALKAIKESCFEGFQGGKLGVANGLRRDGTPLDPNGTHPLEVWTGINFGLAAYYRLMGETSTAFAITGAVVEQVYSGGLQFRTPEAITGVNTFRACHYLRAMAIWALWATHTNWQGIPGAERQP, translated from the coding sequence ATGGCGCGCTTCGGCCTTTCAGCCCTCACATCGCTGCTGAAGGGCAACGGGGCTCCCACCGCTGGCAGCAGTAGCTGGAGCCGGGCCTTTGGCCTGGGTTGGGAGCAGCCCTACACGGTGCGCTACGCCAGCAACCTCGACGACGGCCCCAACCACGGCATGCCCTTAGGGGGCTTCGGCGCCGGCTGCATCGGCCGCGCCCCCGATGGCTCCTTCAACCTCTGGCACCTCGATGGCGGCGAGCATTGGTTTGGCAACTTGCCCGACTGCCAGTTCGCCCTGTTTGAAACCGACGGCGACCAGAGCCGCGCCCATGCCCTGGCGGTGAAGCCTGAGGCCGATGCCTCCAGGCCCGCAGCCGGCGAACCCCTGAGCGCCTGGAGCTGGTATCCCGCCAGCAGCGCCAAGCGGCGCACCGGCACCTACGCCGCCCGCTACCCGATCAGCAGCACCGAATACGAGGGCATTTTTGCCGCCGAAGTGTGCTGCGAAGCCTTCAGTCCGATCCTGCCGGGCGACTACCAGCGCACCAGTTACCCGGTGGCGGTGTTCGTCTGGACCCTCACCAACCCCACCAACCGGCCCCTCGACCTCTCCCTGCTGCTCAGCTGGCGCAACACCACGGGCTGGTTCACCAACACAGACCCCACAGCAGCAGTCGAGTTTCGAGACGACGGCAGCCCAGAGCACAACTATGTGCCCGCGATCGGCCGCAGCAAGGGCCACCGCAACACCTGGGTGGAGCAACCGGGGCTCAAGGGGGTGCTGCTTGATGGTGAGCGCGCCACCCCCCTCGCCGAGGGCCAGGGCCAGTGGTGCATCGCCACCGCCGACCACCTGGAGGTGCAGCGCTGCAGCCGTTGGGATCCCAGCGGCAGTGGCGCTGAGCTGTGGGAACCCTTCGCCCGCGACGGCTCGATCCCCGACAGCAACAACGACCGCCGCAGTGGCGATAGCGACCCTGCCAGCGCCGCCCTGGCGGTGAAGTGCTGTCTTGAGCCGGGAGCCAGCATCGAAATCCCCCTGGTAATCAGCTGGGACCTGCCGGTCACGGCCTTCGCCACCGGCAGCCGCGCCCTGCGCCGCTACACCGATTTTTTTGGCGGAGAGGCCGGCGGCAGCAGCGGCACCAGCGCCGCCGCCATCGCCGCCGAGGCTCTGCGCGACTGGCGCGACTGGCGCAGTCAGATCGAGGCCTGGCAAAAACCGGTGCTGGAGCGCAGCGATCTGCCCGAACCGCTGCGGATGGCCCTGTTCAACGAGCTCTACGACCTAGCAAGTGGCGGCAGCCTCTGGACCGCCGCTGCTGCAGGCGATCCGGTGGGTCAGTTTGGCGTGCTCGAGTGCCTCGACTACGCCTGGTACGAAAGCCTGGACGTGCGGCTTTACGGCTCCTTTGCCCTGCTGCAGCTCTGGCCCGAGCTCGACAAGGCCGTGCTGCGCAGCTTCGCCCGCGCCATCCCCGCTGCCGATGCCACCCTGCGGCCGATCGGCTGGTATTTCACCCAGGGCAAGGGCCGGGTGGAGGCCGCCCGCAAACTGGCCGGTGCCACCCCCCACGATCTGGGTGCCCCCAACGAGCGGCCGTTTGAGGCCACCAATTACACCGCCTACCAAGACTGCAATCTCTGGAAAGACCTAGCCAGCGACTATGTGCTGCAGGTGTGGCGCACCTACAAGCTCGCCCCCAGCGGCCCAGACCTTGGCTTCCTGGCCGAGTGCTGGCCGGCAGCTATCCAGGCCCTCACCTACCTCAAAACCTTCGATGTAAACAACGACGGCCTGCCCGACAACGGCGGCGCCCCCGACCAAACCTTCGACGACTGGCCGCTCAAGGGCGTCAGCGCCTACTGCGGCGCCCTCTGGATCGCCGCCCTGGAGGCGGGGCTGGCGATCGCCCAGCAGCTGCAACTGGAGCTAGGGCTAGACACCAGTGGCGAACAGCGCCTACTGGGCGGCTGGCTGGAGCAGTCGCGCGCCAACTTCGATCTGCTGCTGTGGAACGGCGAGTTTTACAAAATCGATGCCGAGAGCGGCACGCCGGTGGTGATGGCAGACCAGCTCTGCGGCGACTTCTACGCCCGCCTGCTGGGACTGCCCTCCGTGGTGGCTGATGAGCGCGCCAGCAGTGCGCTTAAAGCGATTAAAGAGTCGTGCTTTGAGGGCTTCCAGGGCGGCAAGCTCGGGGTAGCCAACGGCCTGCGCCGCGACGGCACCCCGCTCGATCCCAACGGCACCCATCCCCTTGAGGTGTGGACCGGCATCAACTTCGGCCTGGCGGCCTACTACCGCCTAATGGGAGAAACCAGCACGGCCTTTGCCATCACCGGCGCCGTAGTGGAGCAGGTGTATAGCGGCGGCCTGCAGTTCCGCACCCCCGAGGCGATCACTGGCGTGAACACCTTCCGGGCCTGCCACTACTTGCGCGCCATGGCGATCTGGGCCCTTTGGGCTACCCACACCAACTGGCAAGGGATTCCAGGCGCTGAGCGCCAACCATGA